The window GTGCCCCTTGAACGGCCAACCGTGTCGCATGTCTGCGGCTCCTTAGAACTCGGGGACACCACTGGAGATGCGGAAGATAAGTTGGGGTCGAAAAGAATGCATGAAACGAAAATGGCAAACACCAAACAGAAAGCATTCACGAGGGAGCAGTCTCGATTCATTTTGGAGACACCTCGAAAACGCTCGACGAGAACACAAGGGTAAATCTGTGGCCgtaaaaacagaaaaaacaaaccACGGCAACACAAGAAATGGGCCAGCGAACGTAGCAGGTGTAGCCGAATGTCGAAAATATGTGAGGCAGACAGATTTCACCTGCCTGAAAAAAGCGCAGCCCCTCGAAAATCGAACTAAGTAGAATAATGTGAAAACTGAACTCACTCCACTCATGAGAAGGTAAGAGAAAAACTTTATCACTTCCCGGAACAGCTTCATCATCGTCGGCAGTCCACCCAAGGACGGACGGAGTCGCAGTCCCGACGTCGGGCCCCGTCCTGGTGCGATCTGGTGGTCAGCCCTCGGACCAGTCGGCGAGTGTCCTCGTTGCCTCGATTCCTCCAGGAATTTCACGCAGTAGTGTCGACGGCTCTGCGATGCTGTTAGGTTGCCATCTCCGAAGCGCCTTCTAGACAAGAAGGGATGCTCTGTTTTCAGAAAAGGAACGGcttgagaaggaagagaggaaaagcgatAAGTGGTATTTCGGGACCAGGACCAGTGATGTCAAGATTGTCTGTTGGGTGCCGCTGGCCCCGCACACATTGCCCCTCGCGCCTCACTCCCGTGCACCCGGCAAAAACGTTATTTCAATCCGTGATAGGAGAAGGACCGTGGTAGGCATTTGTGCTAGGATGTGCCATGAAACTAgttgaagaaggaaaactttcgctctctgcgatCCTCACCATCCCACACTGGAAAGGGTCCGAAGTCCCCGTCCAGGGGCTTCCTTTCGTCTGTGGCCTCCCGGCGGGTTCGATCACGAGTCACCGGTGccgtcgtgtctctcctgacCACTGGTGTCGAGGAGTAActttttttcgtgcttcAGCCCTACAGTGTCTGGTACGGCGTTTGCGATGCTGGGAGCCTTGTGTAGCGGAATATCCTGTCGTTATGTTGCCGTCTAGCTATATATTCCACTCTTTCGGTGTTACCGCATTCTGGTTTTCGAACAAGATGAATATTTTAAATGGCGCCTTTTCTTATAGCTGGTGCTACAAAGATGGCCCCTACCAAGAGGCAGACCCCGCCAAACCAATCAGTAGCCTCTGAGTTTAACTGTCAAACACACCAAATAAATAACACACTGACTGCTGTACCGGCAGGCCGCCAAGTGAGTGGCTACGGGAGAGCCAGAAggtgaacagagagagagccacGGGAAAGCAGAAATGAAAGAGGTAGGACAGCGGCAGAGCAGAATCCAGAACCGTAATGGAGAGTAGTGTGTCTCACATCAGGAGGTCACTGTGGAGGgggggaggcggcagaaagGTTATTTATCGAGATGACTATTCGTCTCGTGCCTGCAATTCGTGAACACCGATGGAGTCATAGGTAGATCTGCGGGCTTCGTTGCCTGTCATTGGATCTGCCGAAGCGGAATGGACCGCACGTTATCTTCATCTACCAGGTACCACTGAAACTTAAATTCCACGTCCGATATAACCAATATCTCCCTGTCGACCTTCCACATGATACGCTTCATTGCGCAACACTGGTGGCTACAGACATAAACCGGTCACACCAGGGCCAAATAAGTCAACCACCCTCGTGTTTGAAAATAACAACTCCCCCCCCGTCTCAAATCCACATGTAAACAAGGCCGAGCGACATTTGTGCTGCCACAAAGAAAGCGACTACGCTAGGGGCGCTTGCCCGCTTTGCAGACGCGGAGGTTGCGCTCCCCTTCACGGATATTTTCAGAAGGCACTCTTTCGCAGCCGATTCTTCTTCGGAGTTGGTCTTTGTTTCTAGGTTGCTGGAAGTAGTCACACACTTGTAGCAGAGGGCAGTGTCTCCAGAAGGCGCCGTTTTCACAACAAGCTGGTAGACTGGTTGTTCGTTCTGTGGTGGGTCAGTTTCAGCTTTTGTTAATGTGGCGTCAACGAGAGTCTGCAGGGCAACCTCAGCGGCGCACTTCCCGTCCTGGTCATCAAACACGTCTGTCAAATTTGTCGGGTGCAGGGACATTCCAGCTCCACATTTGAATGAGAGAGGAGATTCTGCGGACACAGTCGCTTGCTTGGTAGCCGTAGGATCGCCACATTCGATGATGCTTGCTTGTTGCTCGCCATTCTGTTCATGTTCGGGGTCTGGTTTTGTTACTTCGTCGACGGTGATTTTGACTTTGCACTCTCTTCCGGCTTCAGCTAAAGTTTGAGCATCATGTGCTTGACCGTCTGTAGTGTCCAGGGTACATTTGTAGTACAGTATTTCTTTTTCAGTCTTGCGTGATGCCCTTGGGATTGTCAGCTTGTACGTTGTCTTAGTGTTGTCTTGAGATACACTTTCTTCTAGCACGGCATTTTCAAACACACCAGTCAGGGGTACAGCATTTTTGCATTCCTCATCCGTATAGACATTATCCTTGTCTGGCTCACGCTGTGCGTTCGCGGTCGAACTACACTTGAACGAAACGCTGTCCTGTTCGGGACCGACAGTCAACGAAAGCTCGGTTTCAAGCGTGGCCCTTTCACTGTGTGTCTTGTCGCAGGTCGGCACTGGTGAGGGCTCCTGAGTGGGAGGCGGTGAAACAGCAAAGGAAACCGGCTTCAGAAGGACGCCTGCCAGTAAAATGGCGAGACAGCAGTGAGAAACCCTTTCACAAAGGCAAAATCGACTCATATtggtgagagagaaaaaccagCGGACGATTACAACAACGAAGCGGATCTACGCCAAAACAAAAATCATCGTCAACGAGGGAATGGACCAGTGAACGTAACAGGTGTAGCCGACGGTCGATGgaaacacgcgagagaaccAGACGTCACCTGCTTCAACAACGAAGAGgccaaagaaaaaaagctgAAATAACGGGATAACATAACCGGCCCAGTTCATGAACAGAAAACGAATACCGCTATCTCTCGGGATCTATCCTCAGTCGCGTCCCTTCACCAGAAGGCGGCTGGGGAGTCGCAGCCCCACCTGCGTGCCCAACCCCTTTGCCATCTGGTGGTCAACCCCGTCCGAACACCCAGTCGGTGGACAGTTACCTCATCTCAAATTAGTCGAGATTGTCGTGAAGAAATTGTTGAGCCTGTGGAAAGCTGCTTGATCTCCATATCAGCACCTACCTGATACAAAGGGAGCAGACGTCCTGCACTCTGCCACTGACGAAAAATACAGGAAATTCGTCGCCGCATTAGAACCACGGTTCACAagagtgtctctcctgaAGCACCTACCCCGCGAACGAAACTAGCCGCCCTCCAATCACGTAcacccgagaaaaaaaacgcctTTGCCAATTACCAGCCGAGAAGAAATCCATGTGTGCCTTTGGCGTTCAGATGCGATATGAATTAAAAAAACAAACACTTTCGCTCCCTGCAGTCCTCACTACCGCAAAATGGCGTGTGTCAAAAAATGCCCGTCCAGAATATTCCTTCCGCCTGGCCTGTCGGGGGGAGATGCCGAATTGGCGTCGCCCTggcgtctcctgttctctggTGTCGGGCAGTGTTTCTTTGTTTAATGGCTTATCCCTATGGTGCCTGTAAGGCAGCTTGCAATGTTTGGAGTTTCACCTAGCGATGGCCTCACACAGTCTTTCTCCGTACAGTTACATACACCCATCCTTCACTCTCAACTTGAAAAAGGTGTGTGTGCTCCCTCGAGTCTCGGTACTCCACACTAGACGCACTCGCTGGATATTTACTTTCGTTGCAACATACTGTGAAGCGAAGCAACGACAGCGACAGCACCATCACACTTTACCGCTTGCTTTTGGCGTCACACTGCTCGGCACGGCAGAGACGACCTTCGCTCTTTTACCATTTCAGATTCGAAGAAAGGCACCCGCTACCTGCAAAAAACCGTTTTCACCGGTTACAAAAGCGTCGCCCAGACATGCCCTCACCGCTTCACTCCCGGAACAGGACGACACACAAGGCAGTTTGCCGTTGATTTTCCGCCGTTTCTCAGGTTTCTTCTCTACCTGGAATACACTTCCCGCGGCAACACAAATTGatttcgtcctcttctgcgcggcCCCACCTCTTGGTCTCTCACTTGCCGCTCTGGACGTCTCTCTGAGCGCAAGGTacaggaagcgaggaggaggtTTCGGTCACGCAGTGAGAGCAGCGTGTGTGTTCCTTAGTTctggttcttctcgcccgaGACGGAAAAGCTCCTAGCGAATCTGGTCTACTGTCGAGTCGTACCTAGAAAACATTTATGGAAAGCCAAAATCAATACTGTGATATGCCCTGTTCGACCTAGTTCTGCACACGAGAGGAGGTAACACGGTACCACAGATTGAGGAAAGAAAGCCGCTGAGGCATAGAGGTCCCTCCCGATGTAGACGCTTCATGTTCCGACAAAAATCTACAACGCAGTTCATTCTCAGGCAAACGGTCACCTGCCCAGTGCGTATGGGAGAGGGAGGTTATTGTAATGAGATATAAATTGGTCGGCTGACTCCGCCTAGTTTTACGTGAGGACCGACGAACGTATGGGTACAGGAGAGCcaaagagaacagagagacctATGGCAGGCAGAAAATGGCAGAGGGTTGTCATCTGCCAGTGTCGACTCTAGATCCACGGTCGCGGATAGTGTACTCTACGCCGGGCGAGCTGTACAAGGGAACGGCCAGTCCATTCAGAGGAAAAGTCTTCATCTAGTCCCGATCCTCCGGAAACATCGACAGAAGCACTGAGAGGATTGTGGACCTCGTTGGCAGCGCTGAtgaacgagaagaagccaCCATGCAGATATGTTCGCGCGAGATAAATGTACTGAATACAACAAGAATTTACTTCCTTTTTCAGTCACCAAGATCATATCCTCTATAGTACGCCACCACTAAACGCGGACATGAACAGGCTGTGACAGATCCCCCTAATTCGTGCGCCCTCCAGTGTGAGTATAACAAATGCTCTTTTTCCCACGCTTTTTTCTAAGACATGCTGAGCATCATTTGTGCTGCtacaaagaagacgagggctCCCTGGGGAGATCCCCATGTCGGCGAAAACGCTGACGATGGGCTTCCCTTCACAGATATTTTCAGTAGGCACTCTTTCGCAGCCGATTCTTCTCCGGAGTTGGTCTTTGTTTCCAGGTTGCTGGAAGTAGTCACACACTTGTAGCAGAGGGCAGTGTCTTCAGGAGGAGCCGTCTTCACAACAAGCCGGTATACTGGCTGTTCGTTATGTGTGGCTTCAGCGTCAGTTTTTGTTAATGTGGCGTCAACGAGAGTCTGCAGCGCAACCTCAGCGGCGCACTTCCCGTCCTGGTCATCAAACACGTCTGTCAAATTTGTCGGGTGCAGGGACATTCCAGCTCCACATTTGAATGAGAGAGGAGATtctgcggagacacttgCCTCTTTGGTTGTGTCAGCACCTGTGCATTCGATGACCCCCGTTGATTGTTCGTCACTGGATTCGGGTTCAGGCTTAATTGGTTCGACAGCATCCACAGTAATTTTTACCTTGCACACCTTGCCTTCAGTTTGGGTGGCGATACTTTTCCCTTCCGGATCTGTACTGGGTAAGGTGCATTTGTAGCACAGCACTTTTTCGGTCGTGCGTGAACCCTTCGGGATAGTCAACGTGTACTTGATCTTGTCTGCATCGATTGATTCCGACAATTTGGCGTTCGTATACACCGTCGCCAGTGGATGGTCCTGTGAGCAGCTCTCATCGGTATAGACGTTCCCGTTGCTTGGTTCGCGCGTTGCTTCCTGAGCCGAACTACACTTGAACGAAACGCTATCGGAATCGGAACTGAGGGTCAAATCAAGCTGTGCTCTAAGCTCGCCCGGCGACGTCCCTGCCTTGTCGCAAGTCGGCACGTCGCTGCTCGAGGAGTTACCCGGAGTTGCGGAAGACGAAATCGGCTCGAGAAGGACGCCTGCCAACACAATGGCGagcaaaaaacgaaaaatCCTCTCAAGAAGGCGAATTCGACTCATTTCGGTGAATGCTGGAAAACCCCAGGCGGTCATGGCTTTGAGGCGATTCTACGTCTGCAAAAAAACACGACGTGACCGAAGGAATAGACCAGCGAAAGTGGTACGTGTTGTCGAGTTCCCAAAGAATGCGCTGCAGGAAGAGTTTCCCCGCCTCAACGTATAGGAAGTCCAAGAAAACTTCAAGGTATCTAGAATAGAATGGAAGCAAAATCCACTCTAACTAGGAGAAGGCAACAAAAAATCCTCTTCACATCCCCGACCGAGCTTCatcggtgtctctgcgccaGACGACGGGCGTAGCCGCAGTCCAGGCAGCGGGCCTAGCATTTGGGGGGACTGGTGGTCAACCCTCAGACCAGTCGTCAGGGGCTCTCGTTCCCTCGAATCATTGGATAACATGCTCACGAGGCATTGTACTAGACACTGCAAAGCTGCTTGGCTCTAGTTTCAACAGGTTCATACCAAACAATGAGCACCAGTTATGCGTTGAACCGAAGGACGGAGGTAAAAGGAACATGGGAAATGCGTTATGAGACCAGGCAGGGAAGTGTCTGGGGATCGCATGAATGTCTCATCAGACACCACACCACCCAAAATAACAAGCTGCGCTCTCATCTTATGAACCCGAGATAAAACAATATTGTCTTCTGTAGTCGGACAAGGATCTGTGTATGTTCTTTGTGTTTCAGATTCGCGTGAAACAAGTCGAAGAAGGAAcactgtcgctctctgcaatTCTTAACACGGCACACTGGTGAATATCAAATATCCGCGTACAAGATCTCCCTTGACATGGCTCCCCATTGTCTTCTCCGGGgaggagaggggggaggcgaTGTCCAATCACTGTCGCCCTCGTGGCTCCTGTCGTCTGATGCCGAATAGTAGACGCCTGCAATGTGTCGGCACCGTGGCGTCTGCTAGATTGCTCCCTACCATGGGATCCCTTTGCGCCTGAGACCCTATGAGTCTTTAGCCATCCAGTTATCTACTCCACTACTACTTTCATGCACATTCACCCTTGTAACTGCCCGCTTCTCGGTGACCCAGCCACGTGAGCTCTCCGGCGAAGCAATAAGATAGCAGCAGATTGGAAAGTAAAAGTTTGGTAGCGACTGCGTCGCAGTATTCCAAAATTTCAGCATAAAATAACCCTCTTTGccgcggcagagaagaccaTTGTTGCTTCAATATTCCAGTAGGAGGGAGAGGTACAAGCTAATGCCAATCACCCTTTTTCGCCCGCTACAGCGCCGCACAGAGAGTCCCTCAACCTTTTCCAAGAACGACTAGCACAAGACAATGCGGGGTTCCGTCTGCGGTATCCGCCATTTCTTTTGTGTCTGCTCTGCCTCATGCGCATTTCCAACGATTTCGCTGATCGAGTTCTCAGTCATCTCCTCTCACTTCACCTTTGTCTCAGAGTTGCCGCGTGTGGCCACACACTGTGCGGGTGCAAGTATTGGCGCATAGGAGGAgcgttcgctctctcggtgGGAGCAGATTGTGTGTTCTTGCTTTCTGATTTTCgcacgagaagagggaagtATGGTCGTGCCTCATCTGTTATTGAGTCCTATACCGAACACACCTACGACGAGCCAGATCCGATGTGATGAGATTCCATGTGTGACATGGTTCTGTGGCAGGGAGTGAGGGGACCAATAAGATCGAGGAATGAAAGGAACTGACCAATAGACCTCCCAATGCATGGGCCCCGTGTTTCGGCCAATGAGTGCGATCAAAGGGGAAAGAGTCACCTCATGAGTGGGAGTGGGGCATGAGCGAAGTCAGCGCAGTACACGGTTGGCAAAATGGAAAAGAGCGGTTGCTGGCCGTAGCTGTGGACAGATAAATTGACGGGTATAtaagagacagaaggagaacTGGTTTTAGAGCTATTGAGGAAAGGAAGCCCGACAGCGGAGGACGCTCTAGCCGTTCTGGTATTTGGTTTTTGAAGAGGGTCTTCACCATCAGGTGGACTTCCGTGGGGGACCGACATGCATTCAGACAGAAAAAGGTTCCTCCAGTTACTGTCTTTCACAAACATCAGCGGACCCCTTGCTACTTGTGTGGACAAGGATCCTTGTTTATGGGCCGGACGGAACAGAAACGGCCGTCATTCATTGGATTCCAATACCACGATCCTCAGTCTGACATACCACATCCCTAAAGGCtcgttctcgcgttttcgacCAGCCAGGTAACGTCCCTAGTCCACATCAACAACGTATGCGGAGATGACCCGAACACAGCAGATCCTCCCTAATGCATATATCCTGGGGGTTTAAAAATAACAAGCACTCTTTTTCTCACGCCTAGATGTCAACCACGCCGAGTACCGGGGGTACTGTCACAAAGAAAGCGATTGCTGTCTTCGCGGCTCCCCATGtcgacgaaaacgcggacGATGCGCTTCCCTTCACAGATATTTTCAGAAGGCATTCTTTCGCAGCCGATGCTTCGTCGGTGTTGGTCTTTGTTTCTAGGTTGCTGGAAGTAGTTACACACTTGTAGCAAAGGGCAGTGTCTTCAGAAGGCGCCGTCTTCACAGCAAGCTGGTACACTGGTTGTCCGTTGTGTGTAGCTTCAGTTTCAGTTTTGGTTAATGTGGCGTCAACGAGAGTCTGCAGGGCAACCTCAGCGGCGCACTTCCCGTCCTGGTCATCAAACACGTCTGTCAAATTTGTCGGGTGCAGGGACATTCCAGCTCCACATTTGAATGAGTGAGGAGattctgcagagacacctgccTCCTTTGTAGTTGCGGTACTGTCGCATTCGACGAGGTCTGTTTGTTGCTCGTCAGTGGATTCGGGAGCAGTCTGCGGTTGTTGCTGGTCATTGGAGTCGGGAGGAGGCTCTGTTTGTTCGACCTTTTCAACGGTGATTATGACCTTGCAATCCTTTGTGCTGACAGACGGCCCTTGATCCCCTAGTAGTGGTTGAACGGCAGTAGTGAAGGAGCATTTGTAGTACAGGAGTTTCTGAATCTGGCGTGTGACCGGAGGGATTTTCAGTGTGTAAGATTTCTTACTGTCTCCggctgtgttttcttctAGCGTTGCACCGGCAAACAGTGAATCCAGTGTTTCTGAACGGTCACACCCTTGGTCTACGAAGACCTTTGTTGTTGACGGCTTCAGCACTGCATTCTCTTTAGCGCTACAGATGAACGAAACGCTATCAACTCCGGGACTGAGAGTCAAATGAATCTCTGATACAGCCTCCCCTTCCGGCTCACTGTCGCAGCTCTTCACACCTTGGACGGCTGCAGGGCTACCCGCTTCAGAAGCATAGGACGAAGTCGGCTTCAGAAAGAAGCTTGCCACCGAAATGACGACAAACGTTCGAAGTGCCATCATAGGAAAGCAATGGTGACTCATTTCAGGACAACAACACACCCTTCCAACGAGTACATATCAGCGGTGAGACAATGCCGCTCCAGAAAACTGAAACGCAAAGAGGATTGCTCGACTGAGAGCCTCAGTGTAGCCTGTTATCGGAAATAAAGGCAATAAAACGTAAACACATTTCTCACAAAAGTAGTTTACAAATGAGCTAATGTTAAAattgtggagagagaaaaaaccaaaTGGTAAAGAAGCAAGGGAGACAATAGCTGCGATTGTGCAAGACACTTCTCCTGCTGTGATTGGAAAATTGGTGTCAAGTGCGTTGGGACTGGAGGGTCAGAGCCAGCCGAGCTCGCCAGCGAGCTTGAGTAGAGGAGAATTGGGGATCTAAGATGCTTCGACGGCTGCGTGTGCATCTGTTTTACAGTGTGTATTTGATATCACTCCATTAGTTCGTCATAAATACACCCTCCACTGATTTTGTGATCCACAGTTGGAATCGCCAGATGGCGCTGCCAAGTACTCCTTCACACATTCACTGGAGTCGGACAGTCGGTCCCTCAACGATTGCCAGGTCCGACTGGTCGCAACAAACCAGCAGACGTGGATGAGTCTGCCGCAGCCACAGTCTCTGTTTTTGAATACAGACATCGGGCGACCCGTGAAATCCAGGTCCTTCAGCGAGAGATGTCACAGCACTCTATTTGTCGATCCCGGATCCAACGCTACTCAAGTATGTCTCTGGGGCTTTCTGCGCAGAGCCCCGGAGCAACGGTCATCCCTCTCGGCGCAGTTTGCGTGCCCTGGCATTCTGTTGGTGATGCAGGTGGGCAGCAAAATTTACGTAACCTTTTCTCTTGAACCATACAACAACCACGCCAATAAACCGAGTAGAATGGGAGCGGGACCTTCTTGGAGCTGGGTCTGCAGAACTGAATATCCGGTGTGAACAAACTCCGACAAACGGCGAACAGCAGGGTGCCAGCACCAACAAGCGAAATTCGTCAAAGCTGAGGACACAAACGTCTTGCTGGAGCGACGGGTGAGTTTTAAGCAACGTTTAGGCGAGCGATCAGGTGAATGAACAGAAGGTTGACCGCGGatgggagagaaagagaagtggagagcCATGTAGCTGAAGTGAGGCGTAGGCATATTATTGTTGTACAATCAGAGCCACGCTGCGCGAGGGAGGATTCAGACTGGAATTTCAACATTCTTGCTGCTCATGGTGCCAAGGCGCAAACcgcagcggaggcggagtCCGGCGCATTCATATCAATTGACAGACGAAATTGCCTCTAGCGCGTCCTGTGTGCCAGGTCAGGTCGGACCACGACGTGGTCTAGCGAAGAAATACAAAAGATCGGTTGCTTGCCACGGCCTTTCTCGGCTACTGTGGAGGCACTGTAACTTGTCTGCCTACCTCGTCCAGTTTGTCGAACTAATGGAACGAAGAATTCGCCTGGTATATGTATCTGTCCCGAATTCAGGCAAACGCACAGGCACTTATCACAGCCCAAGCCATGAATTTCGGTCTGCGATGCCGAGCACAAGTTATATATTCCGTATGGAAAGACAGCGTAGATCAATCAAACGTGTCAGAGTTCAATTGAGCCTTTCGCACTTGAGATGGATAACAACATCTGGTGCATGTCTCACATCGCGATGTAGAGGAGGCAGGCCAGCATTGTAGCAGTTCTAAAAGCAATTGTCCTATTTATCACACGTACAGGAGGC is drawn from Neospora caninum Liverpool complete genome, chromosome X and contains these coding sequences:
- a CDS encoding SRS domain-containing protein, with amino-acid sequence MTAWGFPAFTEMSRIRLLERIFRFLLAIVLAGVLLEPISSSATPGNSSSSDVPTCDKAGTSPGELRAQLDLTLSSDSDSVSFKCSSAQEATREPSNGNVYTDESCSQDHPLATVYTNAKLSESIDADKIKYTLTIPKGSRTTEKVLCYKCTLPSTDPEGKSIATQTEGKVCKVKITVDAVEPIKPEPESSDEQSTGVIECTGADTTKEASVSAESPLSFKCGAGMSLHPTNLTDVFDDQDGKCAAEVALQTLVDATLTKTDAEATHNEQPVYRLVVKTAPPEDTALCYKCVTTSSNLETKTNSGEESAAKECLLKISVKGSPSSAFSPTWGSPQGALVFFVAAQMMLSMS
- a CDS encoding SRS domain-containing protein, producing MSRFCLCERVSHCCLAILLAGVLLKPVSFAVSPPPTQEPSPVPTCDKTHSERATLETELSLTVGPEQDSVSFKCSSTANAQREPDKDNVYTDEECKNAVPLTGVFENAVLEESVSQDNTKTTYKLTIPRASRKTEKEILYYKCTLDTTDGQAHDAQTLAEAGRECKVKITVDEVTKPDPEHEQNGEQQASIIECGDPTATKQATVSAESPLSFKCGAGMSLHPTNLTDVFDDQDGKCAAEVALQTLVDATLTKAETDPPQNEQPVYQLVVKTAPSGDTALCYKCVTTSSNLETKTNSEEESAAKECLLKISVKGSATSASAKRASAPSVVAFFVAAQMSLGLVYMWI
- a CDS encoding SRS domain-containing protein yields the protein MALRTFVVISVASFFLKPTSSYASEAGSPAAVQGVKSCDSEPEGEAVSEIHLTLSPGVDSVSFICSAKENAVLKPSTTKVFVDQGCDRSETLDSLFAGATLEENTAGDSKKSYTLKIPPVTRQIQKLLYYKCSFTTAVQPLLGDQGPSVSTKDCKVIITVEKVEQTEPPPDSNDQQQPQTAPESTDEQQTDLVECDSTATTKEAGVSAESPHSFKCGAGMSLHPTNLTDVFDDQDGKCAAEVALQTLVDATLTKTETEATHNGQPVYQLAVKTAPSEDTALCYKCVTTSSNLETKTNTDEASAAKECLLKISVKGSASSAFSSTWGAAKTAIAFFVTVPPVLGVVDI